One segment of Amycolatopsis alba DSM 44262 DNA contains the following:
- a CDS encoding YhgE/Pip domain-containing protein, with product MSRFFTGSARATAFGPLTWKTWLGIVLVPVIVALGLAWAFWSPDDNHGAAKAAVVNTDEPVTVNGQLIPLGRELAGNLVHGEDSAYTWVLTDAEDAKKGISDGTYSTVVTIPPNFSAQATSTTGKPLDAKQAIMRVETSQRTGLVDPVASREVANATLTALNRQIVETYVDNLYVGFSSIHQQLVTAADGGDQLVVGLRGLSDGTGKLASGAGELAGGAGKLSGAAGQLADGARKLANGTGQLTAGSGQLSSGLTKAEKDTAQLPRLTRELADGAQQVANGNKQLADKISPLADKAVGIIDALPTAGDSARKFAELAQKCTGDTKFCADLKAASEKLTADAAILDGKRAEIRDAVVQTKKAVQDLSAGSQKVADGNKQLADKSKELASGIGSAADGARKLDAGVKAADSGARQLADGSGQLAGGATTLSTGAGDLATGARAAADGSKRAESGASELAKGLNDGRGKVPDYTQAEREHLKQVAATPAIADTAGSGTFGEGAVALILVLALWVCALATYQVIQAVPPSVRTTREPSWRIILAAAVPGATLAMLTALILTGVFWAFLGLSFGKAVTLLVVLVLAAGTFTVVNQALVAIFKRPGRFAALAILVLTVGASLVSTVPGFFGTVLGILPTNGALVALRSLLTGIDGLTSGIVQLVVWLGIGTLAMILVTDRRRSLPGRELRLA from the coding sequence ATGTCCCGCTTCTTCACCGGTTCCGCCCGTGCGACCGCTTTCGGCCCGCTGACCTGGAAGACCTGGCTCGGGATCGTGCTCGTCCCGGTGATCGTCGCGCTCGGGCTGGCGTGGGCGTTCTGGTCGCCCGATGACAACCACGGCGCGGCGAAGGCGGCCGTCGTCAACACCGACGAGCCGGTTACGGTGAACGGGCAGCTGATCCCGCTCGGCCGTGAACTGGCCGGAAACCTCGTGCACGGCGAGGATTCCGCGTACACCTGGGTGCTCACCGACGCCGAGGACGCGAAGAAGGGTATCTCCGACGGGACCTATTCGACGGTCGTGACCATTCCGCCGAACTTCTCCGCGCAGGCCACGTCGACGACGGGAAAGCCGCTCGACGCGAAGCAGGCGATCATGCGCGTCGAGACGTCGCAGCGCACCGGTCTCGTCGATCCGGTGGCCAGCCGTGAGGTCGCGAACGCGACGCTCACCGCGCTCAACCGGCAGATCGTCGAGACCTATGTGGACAATCTGTACGTCGGGTTCTCCTCGATCCATCAGCAGTTGGTGACCGCGGCCGACGGCGGCGACCAGCTCGTCGTCGGGCTGCGGGGACTGTCCGACGGGACCGGGAAACTCGCGTCCGGCGCCGGTGAACTCGCCGGTGGGGCGGGAAAACTCAGCGGCGCGGCCGGGCAGCTGGCGGACGGGGCGCGCAAGCTCGCGAACGGGACCGGACAGCTCACCGCCGGGTCCGGGCAGTTGTCGTCAGGGCTGACCAAGGCCGAGAAGGACACCGCCCAGTTACCCCGGCTGACCAGGGAACTGGCCGATGGGGCGCAGCAGGTCGCGAACGGCAACAAGCAGCTGGCCGACAAGATCTCGCCGCTGGCGGACAAGGCCGTCGGGATCATCGACGCGCTGCCCACGGCGGGCGATTCGGCGCGCAAGTTCGCCGAACTCGCGCAGAAATGCACCGGTGACACCAAATTCTGCGCCGACCTGAAAGCCGCTTCGGAGAAGCTCACGGCCGACGCCGCGATCCTCGACGGCAAACGCGCCGAAATCCGCGACGCCGTCGTGCAGACGAAGAAGGCGGTGCAAGACCTTTCGGCGGGCTCGCAGAAGGTCGCCGACGGGAACAAGCAGCTCGCGGACAAGTCGAAGGAGCTGGCGAGCGGCATCGGCTCGGCCGCCGACGGCGCGCGGAAACTCGACGCCGGTGTCAAGGCGGCCGATTCCGGAGCGCGGCAGCTCGCCGACGGCTCCGGTCAGCTCGCGGGCGGCGCGACCACCCTGTCCACCGGCGCGGGCGATCTCGCCACCGGCGCCCGCGCCGCGGCCGACGGCAGCAAACGTGCCGAGTCGGGCGCCTCGGAACTGGCCAAGGGCCTGAACGACGGCCGGGGCAAGGTGCCCGACTACACCCAGGCCGAACGCGAGCACCTCAAGCAGGTCGCCGCCACCCCCGCGATCGCCGACACCGCGGGTTCGGGCACGTTTGGCGAAGGCGCGGTGGCGCTGATCCTCGTGCTGGCGCTGTGGGTGTGCGCGCTGGCGACGTACCAGGTGATCCAGGCGGTGCCGCCGAGCGTGCGCACCACACGGGAACCGAGCTGGCGGATCATCCTCGCCGCGGCCGTCCCCGGCGCGACGCTCGCGATGCTGACCGCCCTGATCCTGACCGGGGTGTTCTGGGCGTTCCTCGGCCTGAGCTTCGGCAAGGCGGTGACCCTGCTGGTGGTGCTCGTGCTCGCGGCCGGGACGTTCACCGTGGTCAACCAAGCGCTGGTGGCGATCTTCAAGCGTCCCGGCCGCTTCGCCGCCCTCGCGATCCTCGTCCTCACTGTCGGCGCTTCGCTGGTCTCGACCGTGCCTGGGTTTTTCGGGACCGTGCTGGGCATCCTGCCGACCAACGGCGCCCTGGTCGCTTTGCGGTCGCTGCTGACGGGCATCGACGGGTTGACGTCGGGGATCGTGCAGCTGGTGGTGTGGCTGGGAATCGGGACCCTCGCCATGATCCTGGTGACGGATCGGCGGCGGTCCCTGCCGGGCCGGGAACTCCGGCTGGCCTGA
- a CDS encoding ABC transporter permease, producing the protein MLRTVLAGFKARPLRLLLSAIAVTLGVTFVAGSFVLTDAVGAGLRAAVSYETRGVDASIEAKRGADLDDATLEKVRQVPGVAAAEGRTTISAPLLGPDGRPRDAAATALSTDEKLRPYDLANGRFPGTTGEIAMERDSADGFELGKPVTVLDETGGRHTLTLVGTFHRPAGLGGTNLLVSPETLRQLVPKATFGQIVVRASPGVGQAQLVADLKKTPGVSVMTGKEAAAQLLRETAPDTAGLAKFFTAFAVLAMVVAAMVITNSFTILVAQRSRELALLRCVGARKRQVFGSVLAEAAVVGAVASAVGLFGGLGVAAALQAVAGQETVYLPLTTRTVVAAVAIGILVTALAAAIPAWSATRVAPIEALRTPTEAKRAGRPRAIVAVILFAAGVGTGVLAHQSTVEDGAALAMVAMVALLGATLAAGPLVVGPIVRALGSLVPGRPADLAALNAGRNPKRTAASAAALTIGLAVVALATTVAAGVEAGRSRGLDDQLAADFTVTSVVTTKPLPASLADTLAAVPGVTATSVRRSFSGDLGTYGTYQLTAVSGDLLRPTVLSGRLGRLGPGEIAIGKDLADQTGLAVGDTVRSLRVVAVYDSVDAPGVDLGFAVVDLAEQRTLAMNDESYDGSVLVKTADPDQARTALEQALTGTPLAKLSSVQEIKEQAAAPLRETLNLMWALTALAVLIAFAGITNTLSLSVLERTRESALLRALGLTRGGLGAALTAESVFVAVLGAACGLSVGIASAWLITEVASGGGEPIVFAPPWGRLGVLVAAALLAAPLAALVPARRAGRVPVTAGLAAA; encoded by the coding sequence ATGCTGCGAACCGTGCTCGCCGGGTTCAAGGCCCGGCCGCTGCGGCTGCTGCTGTCGGCCATCGCCGTCACCCTCGGCGTGACCTTCGTGGCCGGTTCCTTCGTGCTCACGGACGCCGTCGGCGCGGGACTGCGGGCAGCGGTCTCCTACGAGACGCGCGGGGTGGACGCGTCGATCGAGGCGAAACGGGGCGCCGACCTCGACGACGCGACGCTTGAGAAGGTCCGTCAGGTACCGGGGGTCGCCGCCGCTGAGGGCCGGACCACCATCAGCGCACCCTTGCTCGGCCCCGACGGGCGTCCGCGAGACGCCGCCGCGACCGCGTTGAGCACCGACGAGAAGCTGCGGCCGTACGACCTCGCGAACGGCCGCTTTCCTGGTACCACCGGGGAAATCGCGATGGAACGGGACAGCGCCGACGGCTTCGAACTGGGCAAGCCCGTGACCGTGCTGGACGAAACCGGCGGCCGTCACACGCTGACACTGGTCGGCACGTTCCACCGTCCCGCCGGTCTTGGCGGGACGAATTTGCTGGTGTCACCGGAAACGTTGCGGCAACTGGTCCCCAAGGCGACATTCGGCCAGATCGTCGTGCGTGCTTCACCCGGCGTCGGCCAGGCACAGCTCGTCGCGGACCTGAAGAAGACGCCGGGCGTCTCGGTGATGACGGGGAAAGAGGCCGCCGCGCAGCTGCTGCGGGAGACCGCGCCGGACACGGCCGGGCTGGCGAAGTTCTTCACCGCCTTCGCTGTCCTCGCCATGGTGGTGGCCGCGATGGTGATCACCAACTCGTTCACCATCCTCGTCGCCCAGCGATCGCGCGAGCTGGCCTTGCTGCGGTGCGTGGGCGCCAGGAAACGGCAGGTCTTCGGCAGCGTGCTCGCCGAGGCGGCGGTGGTGGGCGCGGTCGCGTCCGCGGTCGGGCTGTTCGGCGGGCTGGGTGTCGCCGCCGCGCTGCAGGCCGTCGCGGGTCAGGAGACCGTGTACCTTCCCTTGACCACTCGGACCGTGGTCGCCGCCGTGGCCATCGGGATCCTGGTGACCGCGCTCGCGGCGGCGATCCCGGCGTGGTCCGCGACCAGGGTCGCGCCGATCGAAGCCCTGCGGACGCCCACCGAAGCCAAACGCGCCGGACGGCCTCGCGCGATCGTCGCGGTGATCCTGTTCGCCGCCGGTGTCGGAACGGGCGTGCTGGCCCATCAGTCCACAGTGGAGGATGGCGCCGCCCTCGCCATGGTGGCGATGGTCGCCTTGCTTGGCGCGACCCTGGCCGCCGGACCGCTGGTGGTGGGACCGATCGTCCGCGCGCTCGGCTCGCTCGTGCCGGGGCGGCCCGCCGACCTGGCCGCGCTCAACGCCGGCCGCAACCCCAAACGCACCGCCGCCAGCGCCGCCGCGCTCACCATCGGCCTCGCCGTCGTCGCGCTCGCGACCACCGTGGCCGCGGGCGTCGAGGCTGGCCGGAGCCGAGGACTGGACGACCAGCTCGCCGCGGATTTCACCGTCACCTCGGTGGTCACGACGAAGCCTCTCCCGGCCTCGCTCGCGGACACCCTCGCGGCCGTGCCCGGCGTGACCGCCACTTCGGTCCGCCGCTCGTTCTCGGGAGACTTGGGCACGTACGGCACGTATCAGCTGACCGCCGTCAGCGGCGACCTCCTGCGCCCGACGGTGCTCTCCGGCCGCCTCGGCAGGCTCGGCCCCGGCGAGATCGCCATCGGCAAGGACCTCGCCGACCAGACCGGGCTCGCCGTCGGCGACACCGTGCGCTCCCTGCGCGTGGTGGCGGTCTACGACAGCGTGGACGCTCCGGGAGTCGATCTGGGATTCGCGGTGGTCGATCTCGCGGAGCAGCGAACGCTCGCCATGAACGACGAGAGCTACGACGGGAGCGTGCTCGTCAAGACCGCCGATCCCGATCAGGCCAGGACGGCACTGGAGCAGGCGCTGACCGGCACGCCGCTCGCGAAACTGAGCAGTGTGCAGGAGATCAAGGAACAGGCGGCCGCGCCGTTGCGGGAAACGCTGAACCTCATGTGGGCGCTGACCGCGCTGGCGGTGCTGATCGCTTTCGCCGGGATCACGAACACGCTTTCGCTGTCGGTCCTGGAGCGGACGCGGGAATCGGCGCTGCTGCGCGCGCTCGGTCTCACGCGCGGCGGGCTCGGCGCGGCGCTGACCGCGGAGTCGGTGTTCGTCGCCGTTCTCGGTGCCGCTTGCGGGTTGTCGGTGGGGATCGCCTCCGCGTGGCTGATCACGGAGGTCGCGTCGGGCGGCGGTGAGCCGATCGTGTTCGCGCCACCCTGGGGACGGCTGGGGGTCCTGGTCGCGGCGGCCCTGCTCGCGGCTCCGCTGGCAGCCTTGGTCCCGGCCCGGCGGGCCGGACGAGTTCCCGTCACCGCCGGCCTCGCAGCGGCTTGA
- a CDS encoding ABC transporter ATP-binding protein translates to MDGHAASAVDVVKVYGRGDTAVRALDHVTLDFPRGRFTAIMGPSGSGKSTLMHCLAGLDTVDGGRVHIGRTDLTGLSDAELTRLRRDRVGFVFQSFNLLPTMNAEENILLGLRLAGRRPDPAWFDTVVGTLGLRQRLRHKPGELSGGQQQRVACARALVGRPDVVFADEPTGSLDSRSGAEVLDFLRTSVRELGQTVVMVTHDPVAASYTDRRVVLADGRIAEFSGLGA, encoded by the coding sequence ATGGACGGACACGCCGCGAGCGCGGTCGATGTCGTGAAGGTCTACGGCCGGGGTGACACGGCGGTGCGGGCGCTGGACCACGTGACTTTGGACTTCCCGCGAGGCCGGTTCACCGCGATAATGGGGCCTTCGGGTTCGGGCAAATCGACCCTCATGCACTGCCTCGCCGGACTGGACACCGTCGACGGCGGCCGGGTCCACATCGGACGAACGGACCTCACCGGCCTGTCCGACGCCGAGCTGACCAGGCTGCGCCGGGACCGGGTCGGGTTCGTGTTCCAGTCGTTCAACCTCCTGCCGACCATGAACGCCGAGGAGAACATCCTGCTCGGGCTCCGGCTCGCGGGCCGCCGCCCGGATCCGGCGTGGTTCGACACCGTCGTCGGCACCCTGGGGCTCCGGCAGCGCCTGCGGCACAAACCGGGTGAACTCTCCGGCGGCCAGCAGCAGCGGGTGGCGTGTGCCCGCGCGCTCGTCGGCAGGCCGGACGTCGTGTTCGCCGACGAGCCCACCGGCAGCCTCGATTCGCGGTCCGGCGCCGAGGTGCTCGACTTCCTGCGCACCTCGGTCCGCGAACTCGGCCAGACCGTGGTGATGGTGACCCACGACCCGGTGGCGGCCTCGTACACCGACCGCCGGGTGGTGCTGGCCGACGGCCGGATCGCCGAGTTCTCCGGGCTGGGGGCGTGA
- a CDS encoding response regulator transcription factor has product MRVLVVEDEMRLAETLQWGLEADGYAVDLAHDGLEGLELAQLHPYQVIVLDIMLPKLNGYRVCAALRERGVRTPILMLTAKNGEYDEAEALDTGADDYLSKPFSYVVLTARLRALIRRGASGSAGVLEFGDLVLDPAKRTCRRAGTPVSLTTKEFAVLECLVRNGAQLVTKREILDQVWDLAYRGDPNIVEVYVSALRRKLDTPFGRHTIATVRGAGYRLVSE; this is encoded by the coding sequence ATGCGCGTGCTCGTGGTGGAAGACGAAATGCGGTTGGCCGAAACCCTCCAATGGGGACTCGAGGCCGACGGCTACGCGGTCGACCTCGCCCACGACGGTCTCGAAGGGCTCGAACTCGCCCAGCTGCACCCGTATCAGGTGATCGTGCTGGACATCATGCTCCCGAAGCTCAACGGCTACCGCGTCTGCGCGGCGCTGCGGGAACGCGGGGTGAGGACGCCGATCCTCATGCTGACGGCGAAGAACGGCGAGTACGACGAGGCTGAGGCGCTCGACACCGGCGCCGACGACTATCTGAGCAAGCCGTTCTCGTACGTCGTGCTCACCGCCCGGCTGCGGGCCCTCATCCGGCGAGGCGCCTCGGGGTCCGCGGGTGTGCTGGAGTTCGGTGATCTCGTGCTCGACCCGGCCAAGCGGACGTGCCGCCGCGCCGGGACGCCGGTGTCGCTGACCACCAAGGAGTTCGCGGTCCTCGAATGCCTGGTGCGGAACGGCGCGCAGCTGGTGACGAAGCGGGAGATCCTCGACCAGGTCTGGGATCTGGCCTACCGGGGCGACCCGAACATCGTGGAGGTCTACGTGAGCGCGCTGCGGCGCAAACTGGACACGCCGTTCGGGCGGCACACCATCGCGACCGTGCGCGGCGCCGGCTACCGGCTGGTGAGCGAATGA
- a CDS encoding sensor histidine kinase, with product MTGWWPSSVRRSTALSAALLCAIVFTLGWLSTRELLSSQLSGSAVNATRVQLTSLADGYRTGQPVPLAGDALFEVVDDAGRPVASSENLRRWDPAWTSLPPAPTGAPADWEVTTKATLKPGDHPQWREYREYTVVGKVIDSGGRRLTVYLFVLPWETLRTLGTFDDTLRFFVPLAVLITALAAWLAAGRALRPVEAIRRELAEVSGSRLDRRVPVPPSRDEVARLATTTNATLDRLQQAYDQQERFVADASHELRSPLASLRAGLEVALTHADRADWPAVARRSLLDVQRLQRITADLLQLAVDPAAIPEDVVDLADVVGEQVAERALEPGPIVVSDVDGPAPVPGEPVQLERLLRNLLDNAVRHARSSVTVRLRREAGEAVLEVIDDGPGIPAADRERVFDRFARLDDARARDAGGTGLGLTLARDIAVRHGGSLRATDGDPGARLIARLPLRGM from the coding sequence ATGACCGGCTGGTGGCCCTCGTCGGTGCGGAGGAGCACCGCGCTCTCGGCGGCGCTGCTCTGCGCGATCGTGTTCACCCTCGGCTGGCTGAGCACCCGCGAGCTGCTGAGCTCGCAACTGTCGGGCAGCGCCGTGAACGCGACGAGGGTTCAGCTGACCAGCCTCGCCGACGGCTACCGGACCGGGCAACCGGTGCCGCTCGCCGGTGACGCCCTGTTCGAGGTGGTCGACGACGCCGGGCGACCGGTCGCCAGCAGCGAGAACCTGCGCCGCTGGGATCCAGCGTGGACGTCGTTGCCGCCCGCGCCCACCGGGGCGCCCGCGGACTGGGAGGTCACCACCAAGGCCACGCTCAAGCCCGGTGACCATCCGCAGTGGCGCGAATATCGCGAATACACCGTGGTGGGGAAGGTGATCGACAGCGGTGGCCGTCGGCTCACGGTCTATCTGTTCGTGCTGCCGTGGGAGACGCTCCGGACGTTGGGGACCTTCGACGACACCCTGCGGTTCTTCGTCCCGCTCGCGGTGCTGATCACCGCTTTGGCCGCCTGGCTCGCCGCCGGGCGGGCGCTGCGCCCGGTGGAGGCGATCCGCCGTGAACTGGCCGAGGTCAGCGGGAGCAGGCTCGACCGCCGGGTCCCGGTGCCCCCGTCCCGTGACGAGGTCGCCCGGCTGGCCACCACCACGAACGCGACCCTCGACAGGCTGCAGCAGGCGTATGACCAGCAGGAACGCTTCGTCGCCGACGCCAGTCACGAACTGCGCAGTCCCTTGGCGAGCCTCCGCGCCGGCCTGGAGGTCGCGCTCACCCACGCCGATCGCGCGGATTGGCCCGCCGTCGCCCGCCGGTCGCTGCTCGACGTCCAGCGACTGCAGCGCATCACGGCGGATCTCCTCCAGCTGGCCGTCGATCCGGCGGCGATCCCGGAAGACGTCGTCGACCTCGCCGACGTGGTGGGGGAGCAGGTCGCCGAACGCGCGCTCGAACCAGGTCCCATCGTGGTGTCCGATGTGGACGGTCCGGCGCCGGTGCCCGGCGAACCCGTCCAGTTGGAACGGTTGCTGCGGAACCTGCTCGACAACGCGGTGCGGCACGCGCGCTCGTCCGTCACCGTGCGGCTCCGGCGGGAGGCGGGCGAGGCGGTCCTCGAAGTGATCGACGACGGTCCCGGCATTCCCGCCGCTGATCGCGAGCGCGTCTTCGACCGGTTCGCCCGGCTCGACGACGCCCGCGCGCGGGACGCGGGAGGTACCGGCCTCGGCCTCACGCTCGCCCGCGACATCGCCGTCCGGCACGGCGGATCGCTGCGCGCGACGGACGGCGATCCGGGCGCGCGGCTGATCGCCAGGCTACCCCTCAGGGGTATGTGA
- a CDS encoding heavy-metal-associated domain-containing protein: MSETTYTVTGMTCGHCATSVTEEVSKIDGVTGVRVDLPTGAVTVTGSREPAAAEVRAAVEEAGYQLTA, translated from the coding sequence ATGAGCGAAACGACTTACACCGTCACCGGGATGACCTGCGGCCACTGCGCGACCTCGGTCACCGAAGAGGTCTCCAAGATCGACGGCGTCACCGGCGTCCGGGTCGATCTGCCGACCGGCGCCGTGACCGTCACCGGTTCCCGTGAACCCGCGGCCGCCGAAGTGCGCGCCGCCGTCGAAGAAGCCGGATATCAGCTGACCGCCTGA
- a CDS encoding heavy metal translocating P-type ATPase has product MSTGTARVADAEVELAITGMTCASCAMRIERKLNKLDGVTATVNYATEKAKVSYPADIEPGLLIEQVEAAGYSAALPAVETEEPAEESDPTAPLRQRLIGSAVLSVPVILLAMVPALQFTYWQWISLTLAAPVLVWAAWPFHKAAWANLRHGAATMDTLISMGTLAAFLWSLYALLFGTAGTPGMTHPFELTVQRMAGDGNIYLEVAAGVTTFILAGRYFEARSKRRAGAALRALLELGAKDVAVLRDGKEVRIPIGELATGEEFVVRPGEKIATDGVITEGASAVDASMLTGESVPVEVVPGDPVAGATVNAGGRLVVRATRVGADTQLAQMAKLVEAAQTGKAQVQRLADRVSAVFVPIVIALAVGTLMFWLGTGGSVAAAFTAAVAVLIIACPCALGLATPTALLVGTGRGAQLGILIKGPEVLESTRAVDTVVLDKTGTVTTGQMSLVAVHVAEGADEETTLRLAGALEDASEHPIAQAIARAARERTGELPAVEEFTSLEGLGVQGIVDGSAVLVGRSALLEQWSHHLTPALAEAKAAEEKLGRTAVVVGWDGEARAVLVVADTVKPSSAEAISRLRGLGLTPVLLTGDNEAVARAVAAEVGIETVIAEVLPKDKVDVVKRLQGEGKVVAMVGDGVNDAAALAQADLGLAMGTGTDVAIEAGDLTLVRGDLRAAADAIRLSRRTLRTIKGNLFWAFAYNVGALPLAAAGLLNPMIAGAAMAFSSVFVVFNSLRLRGFRSIAP; this is encoded by the coding sequence ATGAGCACCGGAACCGCACGGGTGGCCGACGCCGAGGTCGAACTCGCGATCACCGGGATGACCTGCGCCTCGTGCGCCATGCGCATCGAGCGGAAGCTGAACAAGCTCGACGGTGTCACCGCGACGGTCAACTACGCAACGGAAAAGGCGAAGGTCAGCTACCCGGCCGACATCGAGCCGGGCCTGCTGATCGAACAGGTCGAGGCGGCCGGGTACTCCGCCGCGTTGCCCGCGGTGGAGACGGAAGAACCCGCCGAGGAGAGCGATCCGACCGCTCCGCTGCGGCAGCGGCTGATCGGTTCCGCCGTGCTGTCGGTGCCGGTGATCCTCCTCGCGATGGTGCCCGCGTTGCAGTTCACCTACTGGCAGTGGATCTCGCTGACGCTGGCCGCACCGGTGCTGGTGTGGGCGGCCTGGCCGTTCCACAAGGCGGCATGGGCGAATCTGCGCCACGGAGCGGCCACAATGGACACCCTCATCTCGATGGGCACGCTGGCCGCGTTCCTGTGGTCGTTGTACGCCTTGCTGTTCGGCACGGCCGGAACGCCGGGGATGACGCATCCCTTCGAGCTCACCGTCCAGCGGATGGCGGGCGACGGCAACATCTATCTCGAGGTCGCCGCCGGTGTCACGACGTTCATCCTCGCCGGACGCTATTTCGAAGCGCGGTCCAAGCGGCGGGCGGGTGCGGCACTGCGTGCCCTGCTCGAACTCGGCGCGAAGGACGTCGCGGTGCTCCGTGACGGCAAGGAAGTCCGCATCCCGATCGGCGAACTCGCGACGGGCGAGGAGTTCGTGGTGCGGCCGGGGGAGAAGATCGCGACCGACGGCGTGATCACCGAAGGCGCGTCGGCGGTCGACGCGAGCATGCTCACCGGCGAGAGTGTTCCGGTGGAGGTCGTCCCCGGTGACCCGGTGGCGGGGGCGACGGTCAACGCGGGCGGCAGGCTCGTCGTCCGTGCGACCCGTGTCGGCGCCGACACGCAGCTGGCGCAGATGGCGAAGCTCGTCGAGGCGGCCCAGACCGGAAAAGCCCAGGTTCAGCGGCTGGCGGACCGGGTGTCGGCGGTGTTCGTGCCGATCGTGATCGCGCTCGCCGTCGGCACGCTGATGTTCTGGCTCGGCACCGGCGGTTCGGTCGCGGCCGCGTTCACCGCGGCGGTCGCCGTCCTGATCATCGCCTGCCCGTGCGCACTGGGCCTGGCGACGCCGACCGCGCTGCTCGTGGGCACCGGCCGGGGCGCGCAGCTCGGGATCCTGATCAAGGGCCCGGAAGTGCTGGAATCGACCCGCGCCGTCGACACGGTCGTCCTCGACAAGACCGGCACCGTGACCACGGGGCAGATGTCGCTGGTGGCCGTCCACGTGGCCGAAGGTGCCGACGAGGAGACGACGCTGCGGCTGGCGGGCGCGCTGGAAGACGCGTCGGAGCACCCGATCGCGCAAGCCATCGCCCGCGCGGCACGGGAACGCACCGGGGAACTCCCGGCCGTCGAAGAGTTCACCAGCCTCGAAGGCCTTGGTGTGCAAGGGATCGTCGACGGCTCGGCGGTGCTGGTCGGCCGGAGTGCCTTGCTGGAGCAGTGGAGTCATCACCTGACGCCCGCGCTGGCGGAAGCCAAGGCCGCGGAGGAGAAGCTCGGCCGCACGGCGGTCGTGGTCGGCTGGGACGGGGAGGCCAGGGCGGTCCTGGTCGTCGCGGACACCGTGAAGCCGTCGTCCGCCGAGGCGATCTCCCGGCTGCGCGGGCTGGGGCTGACCCCGGTGCTGCTCACCGGCGACAACGAGGCCGTCGCCCGCGCGGTGGCGGCCGAGGTCGGGATCGAAACGGTGATCGCCGAGGTGCTGCCGAAGGACAAGGTCGACGTCGTCAAGCGGCTCCAAGGCGAGGGCAAGGTCGTGGCGATGGTCGGCGACGGCGTCAACGACGCGGCCGCGCTGGCACAGGCCGACCTCGGCCTGGCGATGGGCACCGGCACCGACGTCGCCATCGAGGCCGGTGACCTGACGCTGGTCCGCGGTGACCTGCGGGCGGCGGCGGACGCGATCCGGCTTTCCCGGCGGACCCTGCGCACCATCAAGGGCAACCTGTTCTGGGCTTTCGCCTACAACGTCGGCGCGCTTCCGCTGGCGGCCGCGGGCCTGCTCAACCCGATGATCGCCGGTGCCGCGATGGCCTTCAGCTCGGTCTTCGTGGTGTTCAACAGCCTGCGCTTGCGCGGGTTCCGGAGCATCGCGCCCTGA
- a CDS encoding ATP-binding protein encodes MISIAEHPVPGTWVLDLRATTPRALPDMRAWVVRCLPDLGEGHRDDVLLAATELVANAYVHGGGARHIQLWRGVTPCAVRIEVADVSIEQPRARCSQIEDPRGRGLLVVDGVAVQWGVRRERLRGGKIVWAHIRCDGRCPEAPPRVRGKRSRS; translated from the coding sequence ATGATCAGTATCGCGGAGCATCCGGTGCCGGGAACCTGGGTGCTTGACCTGCGAGCCACGACGCCACGGGCGTTGCCGGACATGCGCGCCTGGGTGGTCAGATGCCTGCCGGATCTCGGCGAGGGCCATCGTGACGACGTCCTGCTGGCGGCGACGGAACTGGTCGCCAACGCCTACGTGCACGGTGGTGGCGCACGCCACATCCAGTTGTGGCGCGGCGTCACCCCGTGCGCGGTCCGCATCGAGGTCGCGGACGTCAGCATCGAGCAGCCACGGGCGCGCTGTTCGCAGATCGAGGATCCCCGCGGACGGGGTCTGCTCGTCGTCGACGGGGTGGCGGTGCAGTGGGGTGTCCGGCGCGAGCGGCTGCGCGGCGGGAAGATCGTCTGGGCGCACATCCGTTGTGACGGCCGTTGCCCGGAAGCGCCCCCGCGCGTGCGCGGGAAGCGCTCCCGGAGCTGA